The following coding sequences lie in one Spinacia oleracea cultivar Varoflay chromosome 1, BTI_SOV_V1, whole genome shotgun sequence genomic window:
- the LOC110783937 gene encoding histone H3.3-like codes for MARTKQTARKSTGGKAPRKTLATKFASQGRKSRPRPSTGGVKRPHRFRPGTVALREIRKYQKSCEMLIRKLPFQRLVREIAQNFKTDLRFQSHAVLAIQEAAEAYLVGLFEDTNLCAIHAKRVTIMPKDVQLARRIRGERA; via the exons ATGGCTCGTACTAAGCAAACTGCTCGTAAATCAACCGGTGGTAAGGCGCCAAGGAAGACACTTGCTACTAAG TTTGCTTCGCAAGGTAGGAAATCAAGACCTCGGCCAAGTACCGGTGGTGTCAAGAGACCTCACCGTTTCCGTCCTGGAACCGTCGCTCTTCG TGAAATCCGCAAGTACCAAAAGAGCTGTGAGATGTTGATCCGAAAACTCCCCTTCCAGCGTCTTGTTCGCGAAATTGCTCAAAATTTTAAG ACTGATTTGAGGTTCCAGAGCCACGCAGTATTGGCAATCCAGGAGGCAGCAGAGGCATACCTTGTGGGTCTGTTTGAGGATACAAACTTATGCGCCATTCATGCTAAGAGGGTCACCATTATGCCTAAGGATGTTCAGTTGGCTCGTCGTATCCGAGGCGAGCGTGCTTAA
- the LOC110783936 gene encoding histone H3.3 — MARTKQTARKSTGGKAPRKTLAAKNFSVTKAARKSAPTTGGVKKPHRYRPGTVALREIRKYQKSTELLIRKLPFQRLVREIAQDFKTDLRFQSHAVLALQEAAEAYLVGLFEDTNLCAIHAKRVTIMPKDVQLARRIRGERA; from the exons ATGGCTCGTACCAAGCAAACTGCTCGTAAATCAACCGGTGGCAAGGCACCTAGGAAGACTCTTGCTGCTAAG aaTTTCTCTGTTACGAAAGCTGCAAGAAAATCAGCTCCTACTACTGGTGGTGTCAAGAAGCCTCATCGTTACCGTCCCGGAACCGTCGCTCTACG TGAAATCCGCAAGTACCAGAAGAGCACTGAGTTGTTGATCCGCAAACTCCCCTTCCAGCGTCTTGTTCGTGAAATTGCTCAAGATTTCAAG ACTGATCTGAGGTTCCAGAGCCACGCAGTTTTGGCACTCCAGGAGGCTGCTGAGGCATACCTTGTGGGTCTCTTTGAGGACACCAACTTGTGCGCCATTCATGCTAAGAGGGTTACCATCATGCCTAAAGATGTTCAGTTGGCTCGTCGTATTCGAGGCGAGCGTGCTTAG